The Glycine soja cultivar W05 chromosome 19, ASM419377v2, whole genome shotgun sequence genomic sequence ggatatccttcctacattatggagccataaatacaaggtccaaaaataatgaaatcctattctaatatgtacaaagataagtgggctcatacttagtccatagacccaaaatctaccctaaagctcatgagaaccttagtaccttttcttgcatctctggcccaatcttcttggagtcttctatccaatgcccttggggggtaggattgcatcaattgtcaatttattaacgtttaattaataagcatattatattcgtatttttattaattttcatttcaaattaaatcaGTATATCCCAAAGGTTATTTGAAGGCTTGGGCTAACACTACTAATATCTGATTTTGGTCATTTGCATTCCAAAGGTTTTTTCATATGCCTTTGTAATAATCTGTCTTTTGTTTATTATGTATCAAATGTATATTTTTCAGttgcatttaatatttaaatattatactttGTTAGACTTTGTACTTAGGTTATTTGAAGGGACAGTCTAACACTAATATCTTTTCCTAATATATGTTTATTAACCAAACAAttatatagttattttttccTGCCTCTGCATGTTTCATGGCTTagtgttcttgatttttttgtcGTATTTCCTGTTGAGATCTCCATTCTTTCCTTTGTGTGGCCTTATTTCGGTTACCATATGTAATGttctatgaattttaattgtagATTAAACGTGGACGAAAGGTTTATGCTCTGTAATTTTTGTGTgtattgttttctttaatttatggtGGAAGGGATtcaatcaaaaagaaaaaaaaatgcaatcaaCAATTTGAAGGCATGGGCTAACACTACTAATATCTTATTTTAGTCATGTGTATCCCAAAGGTTCGTTCATGTGCCTTcttctcatatttttattaatgttgtaaGTTCAATACCTTTGGGTATCAAacaatttttcaatttctttttaatttggactaaactcataattttattatatatttcaggAAGAATAGTGTTCACGTTACTTTAGTTGAAACctgtataacaaaaaaaatattgaatcaataaatgaattttagagaaataaaaaaatgttaggatGATGTGCAGAAAGATACAAACCTAacctttaacaaaaaaaaataatgaattaataaatgaattttggaaaaattaaaaaatgttaggaTGATGTGCAGAAAGATACAAACCTGACCTTTATgctatttattaacatttttattttcattttcaatcatacaaaaaaatattatgatcaACTAGGGAGTTTGGGTGATTAATATTAAACTAATGTTAGTGCAACaacctctttattttttaaaaatagattcCTAAGACCATTtacattacataattatttatttatgagttacttattataattttgtgggtcttataatttcatataaatttaaatattttaaataaaaaagaaaaaaaaaaagatgcagTCAACAAGTTTGTTTTCTATACCCTGTTTTCTTGAAATTTCCTTTGTGCCTTACATTTGGAATACATCCCAAAGGTTATTTCAAGGCACGGACTAACACTACTAATATCTAAAATTAGTCATGTGCTTTTCTTTGTGTGACCTTATTTCggtttaaaatttgaaaggcCACTAGTGCATgtcacttttattattttagttacaCTGTCCAATAAGACTAACATGTAATGGGTATGATCAAATTGTTTAGTAGTGttagtaaaatttataatttcaaaccaaaagattttaaatttttccaaCATAAATCAATTTATGGTCGTTATTTGGCAACGCCAACATTATTAATGTTTAACAGCAATATTTCAGATTAAGTCAAATACggtgaaaatatattaaatattaataagcatattttattcgtatttttgttaattttcatttcaaattaataggtacttaacaatcaattttacatATTGTGTTAggatatgaaaataatcataattttcaaattaataagcatattcTCTTAGGATATAGAAATAATCATGATTTAGATGTTGatttattcctaattagtaggtacttaacaatGAATCTTAAATATTACAGTATCaatattaacatattattaCAACAACTTcgattttgtatttgtttttgctGTACTCATTGTCAATTTGTtgacgtttaattaataaacatattttattcgtatttttgttaattttcatttcaaattagtAGGTACTTACCCATCAATTTTAGATATTACagtcaattttaacatattattaaaaccaacttcaaatttatatttgtttttgcgtaatcattgtcaatttattgacgtttaattaataaacatattttattttattaattttcatttcaaattaataggtacttaacaatcaatttttaaatattatgttaggatatagaaataatcataattttcaaattaataagcatattcTGTTAGGACatggaaataatcataatttagacGTTGACTTATTCCTAATTAGTAGGTacttaatcaattttaaatatcacactatcaattttaacatattattaaaatcagcttcaattttgtatttgtttttgtcgTAATCATGGTTAATTTattaacgtttaattaataagcatattttatttgtatttttgttaattttcatttcaaattattttattcactaCAACAAGTTACTAACGATAATGACAAGAATACCATCCAAAACGATCTATAATTGGATGAGATTAgtttcaaattcatattttatttaatgtattttttttctgccaatacttaaacattattattatccaaatgaacaaaattatataagtgtGTGCATGTagtaataatttataagtatGAAATCTTAAATATTAGTATGAGCTCGTGCATCAGAtgtcttttgtttaatttaaggaaaaaataattataaaattatattcataatctgtcttttgtttattatgtatcaaatgtatttttttcagttacatttaatatttaaatattatattttgttagaaTTTGTACTTAGGTTATTTGAAGGCATGGACTAATACTAATATCTTTTTCGAATATTTGTTTGTTAACCAATCaattatgtagtttttttttctgcCTGGCTTAATGTTCTTAATTTTCTTGTCGTATTTTCTACTGATATCTCCATTCTTTTCTTTGTGTGGCCTTATTTCGGTTTCCATCTGTAATGTtctatgaatttttattatagattAAACGTGGACAAAAGAtttatgttttgtaatttttgtgtgtgtattgctttctttttttcacttatatttttctatttgtgCTTAAATTATTTGAACACATGAGCTAGTACTAACATTTTTTCCTGATATTTGTTTGTTAACCCATCAATTATGTAGTTATCTTTTTTCTGCCTCTTGATGTTTTATATCTTTATGTTCTTTATAAGTTAAACCCGTCTTCTGCGTTTTTTTAGCATCTAAAGTTGCGATTTTTAACAAAACTGTGTGACTTCTTAGAATacaaaagtttatttatttatttatttttttgtttctaagCCTTCTCCAACATACTCATTGTATGTAAAGAACATGGAAGAATACACTAAAGATGCACGGGCTCtcactagaaaaaaaattattgtatttttaatgtatttactTTGGTTAATTATGAAcatattttttccatttatatttttttatttgtacttaaattatttgaaaacacgagttaatactaatattttttcttaatatttatttgttaaccaATCAATTATGTAGTTATCTTTTTTCTGCCTCTTCATATTTCATATCTCTGTGTTCttcatatttttatcataaatcctttctttcaattcaaataatatatcatacttaaaattatactttattaCATACATATAATAActcaatattaattattctaatttttaaatactcaaATTAGAGTCTCAGCCTGGACATCGGCACAAAGACCTGAAAACGACTTCAATTTTTCATATCTCTGGCTAGTAATGGTGATATTTGATTCACTGCATCCTTCAAAAAAGGCCGGCGGGAAAGACCTGAAAAGCAAAAAGATTTCCCCACGTTAGGCCACACAAGAAAACGACTTCAATTTCTCTTTCCTAACCTGCAAAAACCGTCACGCAAGCAATTGTGCGTTTCTGAAGCGAGAATTTGATTTGTGAGAGTGGCATTCAAGAACCACATCGCAATGGGAAGTGAAGAGATCTCAACCTCGCTCTGCGAAGACATTCCCAATCTCCTCTCATCATTCGTCGACACCTTCGTCGATTTCTCAGTCAGCGGCGGTCTCTTCctgccgccgccgccgccaccTCCGCCGCTCCCAACGCGCCTCCCCTCACCGCCGCGCCTGGTGGCAATCGGCGACCTCCATGGCGATCTCGAGAAGTCGAAGGAGGCGCTGCGCCTCGCTGGCCTCATCGACGTCGCGGACCGCTACACCGGCGGCTCCGCCACGGTGGTCCAGATTGGTGATGTGCTCGACCGCGGCGGCGACGAGCTCAAGATCCTCTACTTCCTCGAGAAGCTGAAGCGCGAGGCGGCGCGGCGCGGTGGCCGGATCATCACCATGAACGGCAACCACGAGATCATGAACGTCGAGGGCGATTTCCGCTTCGCCACACTACCCGGGGTGGAGGAATTTAGAGTTTGGTGGGAATGGTTCGAAATCGGGAACAAAATGAAAACCCTCTGTCACGGTTTGGAAAACCCTAAAGACCCAATGGAAGGTATTCCCTCTTCCTTCCGCGGCGTGAGGGAAGAGTTCCACGACGGGTTTCGGGCCCGGGTCGCGGCGCTGCGGCCCAACGGCCCAATTGCGAAAAGGTTCTTGTCACAAAACGTCACCGTTTTGGTCGTTGGGGATTCAATTTTCGTGCACGGGGGTTTGCTGCCACAGCACACTTCGTACGGCTTGGAGAAGATCAACGAGGAGGTTCGGGATTGGGTTAATGGCTCAACAGGTCGGTTTTCACCGGATTATTGTCGGGGGGCGGACGGCCTCGTTTGGGTGAGGAAATTCTCGCGTGGAGATGAAAAGGAGTGTGATTGTTCGGCACTTGAGCATGTTTTGTCTACGGTGCCCGGTGTTAAGAGAATGGTGATGGGGCACACGATTCAGACTGTGGGGATTAACGGCGTTTGCGACGACAAGGCGATTCGGATCGACGTGGGTTTGTCGAAGGGGTGTGGGGACGGTTTGCCGGAGGTTTTGGAGATTAGTGGCAGTTCTGGGTTAAGGATATTAACGGGGAATCCGTTGTATCAGAATAAGGGCAATGTGGATGTTGGGAAGGAACAAGGGCTTGGGGAACACGGTGGACCTAGGCAAGTGGAAGTTAAGGCTTAAGGGATGGATATTCGATTGTGGATACCGTCAATGATGTTGTAAGTGGTTAATTTTTAGTCAATTTGTCTCGTTGTAGATGAAATGCGCATTGGTTGGTTGAGTTCTATAATGTAGATTCTAGATTTATGATGACGAATAACATCTATTTTGTGTGGTAAATTCGGAAGGTAATAGGGTGGGATTTGGATTCTCTAGGATGCTTATCAAAATTGCAAAGAGGAGTGCAGTTCCTACATCATCAAttagttcattttttatatttaatcttcATTGCTTGCTTGATGTATTTGCAGTAGTTATGCGTACTTGTGTAGCACGTTTGTCAGTGTGCTTTCTAGTTACCGTTTATTCTCTCTTACGGTGTGAGAAGTTTCTATGAACTCCACAATTCTGTGGGTTAAGTTATTACGTGGTTGTTGGTCCATGCAGTCTGGTCATATGAGCATTACTAATGTTAAATAGTTTGGTTGAGCATAAGCCATGAAACTATGTGATTACTTTTACTTGCATTTACTTGTGACTTCTCATAATTGATGATGGACTGAGTGTCGTATTTCGTAGAAAAGCTAAGAGGTCAATTAATTTTGAGGTGGGAATGCGTTGAGAAGTTCTAAGCCAGTTCTTACTTCTTGATGACTTACCACGTCTGGTGCCAAGTTTCGGGGCTTGGTTTGTACCGTGCTCAGTTTTGCCCTCCCCTGTGCATTTTCTTCATACTGTAGTTTCTATCATCTGATCTTGTCCACAATCAAAATTCGAAACATTTATAGGACCATTTTTCTTATGTAGTTTTGATTGAGTATGGGTGCTTGTAAGTTCCCATAGCCATGCACTGTTCTTCTGTTAGTTTTGTTTCACATCTATGTAGCTGAGCTGACTAGGGTTTGATTCTGTTGTATATTTATCTGATTCTAAATCCTTATCTGTTTTGTAGTTTCTGATAattcttcttttcattctttcctTCCCTAATCCTTCATAGTTGATTGGTCCAGTCATGTTCAAGACaattcttgatcaaagaacCCATAAACTGGTTTCCTTGAATGTTATGGTAGGGGAAAAAAGGCAGGAGAAAAACAGGTTCAAGACAATTCTTAATCAAAAACCAGTCCTGTATTAAACATGTTCGGGCTGGGTGCAAACTAGGTATTGTTCAAATAAACTGATATTGACCGTATTATTCATGAGGCCcacaaaatatgattaaatccaagtgaAATCTTAGTAATGCATTTGCCATTGATGAGTGGCTGAAAAGGCCACTTGTTAAATTAAGTACATTATGTGATTACGGTACAATAGAAGCTTTCATTTCTTGGTGATAATGTAGAAAGAAAAGTATATCTAGAAAAAATAAACGTGCATGTGTAAggataatttaagaattttgaaaatgttaaaAGAATAAGGAAGTGCAGGCTGAGTGTTGAAGGATGGAGGAAGGAAGATCCCCAGTCTCGCCAGCCATTTCGCCCTTCTTGTGGGCCTACCTATGAGTTTTCCAGATGAGTCTAGCTAATTCAATTGCATAAGGACCAAAATATGCAGTTTAATTTTTAACGTGTTTAATTGGTTTGTATCGTGTGCTTTCGACCATCTATTGTAAAAAtggagtttaatttttttattagtatcctaattatttatttttactaataatattttgtcAAAAGGTTAATGGAATATCTTATTACGTACTGCAAGATCACACCTATTTAAacttgttttttaataattaaatgcaTTGCATGTTTGaggtgtttttttaataatatttgaacTCATTATAATCCACCCTTattgaaaaacaatattttcagtccaactttaataatttaataacaacTAGAATTCAATATCATTATAGAGAAAAAGAATtacacaataatattataaatttttttaatcataatctaGTTATAACTTATATGGTATGATTGttgaattttatgataattatattaatgacaAATTATTATTGTATGATGGTGTAAAAGTGTTTTATACTATCATGATCATTAAacttattattatacataaatttatGAATCTATAAATAGGTttggaggattttttttttaaattacaccTTCTCTCTCCTAtcttttttcaaattacacatgttttttgaaaaaattttaatatacacCACATTTCCATGCTACATTGGGAACTCCGACCATgggcctttttttttaattaatttgtatgtttaaatttttattttaatttaaattattaaaataatacaaattttatattatataaatatatttttaattgattttaaaaacaatttttattaaaataatttttaataaaatataattacttatcttg encodes the following:
- the LOC114400821 gene encoding shewanella-like protein phosphatase 2, which gives rise to MGSEEISTSLCEDIPNLLSSFVDTFVDFSVSGGLFLPPPPPPPPLPTRLPSPPRLVAIGDLHGDLEKSKEALRLAGLIDVADRYTGGSATVVQIGDVLDRGGDELKILYFLEKLKREAARRGGRIITMNGNHEIMNVEGDFRFATLPGVEEFRVWWEWFEIGNKMKTLCHGLENPKDPMEGIPSSFRGVREEFHDGFRARVAALRPNGPIAKRFLSQNVTVLVVGDSIFVHGGLLPQHTSYGLEKINEEVRDWVNGSTGRFSPDYCRGADGLVWVRKFSRGDEKECDCSALEHVLSTVPGVKRMVMGHTIQTVGINGVCDDKAIRIDVGLSKGCGDGLPEVLEISGSSGLRILTGNPLYQNKGNVDVGKEQGLGEHGGPRQVEVKA